The Sulfitobacter indolifex genome contains the following window.
GGGCAAGCGCTCTTCCAGATCAGCCTTGATGGCGCGGGCCAGCACTGGCGCTGCGCCTTCGGTGCCGATGGCCACGGTCACCGGGTCACGGTCGACGATGGCGGGGGTGATGAACTGGCTGTCGTGCAGGTTGTCGACGATGTTGACCAAGACGCCTGCCGCGCGGGCAAGGGCTGCGTTCTCGGCGTCCAATGCGTCGTCTTCATCGGCGGCGTAGAACAGCAATGCGCCGGGGAGGTCGGCAGCGCTGAGCGCGCGGCGGTGCAGGGTAAGCTTGCCTGCCGCCTGCCATTCCATGATCTCGGGCGCAGCGTCCGGCGCAAAGATATGCAGCTCCGCTTTCGTCTTCATCAGCAGGCGCAGCTTGGCCAGCGCCGCTTCGCCGCCGCCGGAGAGGAGGATCGTTTGCTCGCTAGTGGCGAGGAAGATGGGAAAGTGATCCATGATGCGCCCTGTTCTCGTTTGACTTGACCTCATATATAGGAAATATTCCCGTCAAATGGCTATATACCGGCGCAGATAAGAACGTGCGTTCGCTTTAGCCGAGGGTTGAGCATGAACGTCCTGCCAGGGCGAGAGAGAAGAGAATGACTGTCCGAATAGATGAGACCGACCGGAAGATTTTGGCGCAGCTTCAGCGCGATGCGAGCCAATCATTGGACGATATTGCGCGCGAAGTGGGCTCTTCGAAGACCCCTGTATGGAATCGCATTCGCAAGTTGCGGGAGGCCGGGGTGATCGGCCAGCAGACAGTAGTGCTGGATTCAGAGGCGCTTGGGTTTGAGGCGTGTTTCTTTGTTCTGATCCGCACGTCAGAGCATGAGGCGGCTTGGCAGGCGGCATTTCTCAAGGCGCTACAGGACCGGCCCGAGGTGCAGGAAGCGCACCGTCTGGCGGGGGATATCGACTATATTTTGAAGGTGCGGGTGAAGAATGCGCGGGCCTATGACGTGTTCTATCAGGCGCTGATCTCAGAGGTGAAGGTGCACAACGTCACAGCGCTTTTGTCGATGGAAGAGATCAAATCGACGACAATGTTGCCGTTGTAAAAGCGCGGGGCGGCGCATCTTTTCAGATGGCCGCCCCGGTTGTTCTTAGGACTGCGCGAGCGCTGCGACGATGGGCGCGAAATCCGCAGCCTTGAGGCTGGCCCCGCCGACAAGCGCGCCGTCGACATTCTCTACTGCAAAGATCTCGACCGCATTTGCTGCTTTCACCGAGCCGCCGTAGAGTAGGGGCAACGCATTGCCGATCTCTGTACCGAAACGATCGATGAGGCGCGTGCGGATGAAGTCATGCACTTCTTTGATCTGTGCGATGCTGGGCACTTTACCGGTGCCAATGGCCCAGATGGGCTCATAGGCGATCACGGTATTCTCAGCGTCAACGGCATCGGGGAGGGAGCCATCAAGCTGGCTGCCGATGATGTCGAGCGTTTGGTCTGCGTCACGCTGGGCCTCGCTCTCGCCAATGCAGATGATGGCGGTGAGGCCTGCACCCCAAGCGGCGCAGGTCTTGGCTTGCACATCAGCGTCGGTCTCGCGATGCGCATCGCGGCGTTCGGAATGGCCAAGGATCACATGGCTCGCCCCGGTGTCGGCCACCATGGAGGCAGATATATCGCCCGTATAAGCACCCCCATCTTCGGCATGGCAATCCTGCGCGCCGATCCGGATCGGGCTGCCGTGGGTCGCGTCAGTTGCGCGGAACAGCAGGGTGCTGGGCGGGCAGATCACGACCTGTGGCGGGTTTTCGGGCAGGCCAGTGGCAAGGCTGTGAAGCTCCGCCAAAGAGGCGGCGGTGCCGTTCATCTTCCAGTTGCCGGCGGCGATTTTGGGGCGCATCGGATCCGTCCTGATCTGTTGATATTGCTAGATCAGTTCGCAGGCCCGTGGCCTTTCGTCAAGGCCGTGGCCCTGACCAGCGCGGTTACTTCGCGCCGAGGCTTTCGTTGAGGCTTTCGTCGAACTTGATGGATTCGCCACAACCGCAGGCTTCGGTCACATTAGGATTGCGGAACTTGAAGCCGGACTCGAGCAGCGTTGTCTCATAGTCGATTTCAGTGCCGAAAAGGAACATCTGCGCCATCGGCGCGATCATTACCCGCGCGCCGTCCTGCTCAACGACTTCATCGTTAGGGTCGGTCGCTTCGACGTAATCCATGGTATATTCCATGCCTGCACAGCCGCCTTTTTTGACGCCAATGCGCAGCCCCGCATGGCCCGCCGATTGCATCAGCTTTGCAATCTGGCCAGCGGCTTTGGGGGTCATGGTGACGGCTTGCTTGCCGGGTATGCCAAACATCAGAAATTCTCCTATGCCGCCAAGATAAGGGTGCGGGGCGGCGATCTCAAGCCGTCAGTGGGAATTCATTGCAGCCTTGGTGGCAAAGGCCGCGATGAGCGCCCAGCCAAAAGAGGCCAGCGTACCGATAATGACGTATTCGCTGATCTTCTGGTTCTTTTTCACCGTATCGAACCGCAGAATTGATTTTGCCGCGATGAGAAAGCCGATGCCCGCAGGCTCACCAATCATAACCATGAGGAAAATCAGCGCACGTTCCAGCAAGCCGATGATACGGCCCGCATTATCAAGCCCATCGGGCTGGGCCTGCGCCTTATGAGGCAGCATCAGGCCCCCCACCGCTGGGCCGCCCGCAAGGGTGGCGGTGATCAGCCCCGCAAGAAAGAGGGCGGGCGGAATGAGCGTTGTGCTGTGGGCGGCCCAGATGCCGCTGGCGAAAGCCTCAGGCGCATAGAAGGCGAGCAGCGTGATGGTGACGAGATGCGCGGCCTGATCGGTGAGATAGGGCCAAAGTCGTTCGCGGTGTTGCTCTGGCACGGCGTAGGTTTTGGCCGCATCAATCGCGACATGGGCGAGGGCGAGAAGGGCGGCGGGGATGAGGCTGCCGCCAAGGGCCAGTGCCGTCAGGGTAAAGACGATGACGCCGTGCAGCAGGAGCACTTGGGGTTTGCGTTTGGCAGTCACCATCGCATTTGTCTGAAAGACGAAATCTGCCAACAGATGGGCGAGCAGGCAAGCGAGGGCGGTGGTGATGGCCTGTTCGGTCATATGAGTTCCGGCAGTTGGGGGTGGGGGTCATTTGAAAAGCTGCAGCGGGCTATGACAAGGGTCTATCTCAAAAGTAAATACAGTCTTATTTGGCTGTAATTAGATATAACAGCTTCAATGGGCTGTCATCCGTTCCTCCAGTATGTCGCAGACCTCTCGCAACTCATCGATCCCCGCCGCGTCGACATGGCCCTGCACGCTTTGCTGGGTGAGGTCGAACTGCTGCGCGAGGCTGGCCTGCACAGGGGGCTCGGGCGCGAGCATATAGTACGCGACATCGGCCTGCCTCATCGTCCACCTCCCTGCGATCCGGTCGGCGAGGGGGAGAGCCGCGCGCAGGCCGAGCGCGGCATCCGGCGCATTCATCCGCCGCGCGCGGGGCATGGCATCAAGCGCGTGACCGGAGCGAACCAGCGCCGACCCATCGGCGCGGGAGAGGTCATCGCCGGCGAAATGCGCATCACCCAATCCGATCCCGAAACGTGTGTCTGCTGTCTTGCCGGACCGGCGCACGGCTGCGCGCAGCACGAGGGCCGCGCGAAAGGTGAACTGAGGCGCCACGGCCATTTGCCAGCCGTCACCGCGAAAGCGGGTCATGCGGGTGGGCTGGCTTTGCCAAGTTGCGACGGCGTCGGCGGCCTCCTCAAGACGGGCGAAAACCGCGTCCAATTCCGCGCGTGTCATCGCGGTGGATTTCACGATATCGCCGGTAAAAATTGCCCAAGTTTCCATGGCTTGCCTCTTGTTTCGCACAATGTCGCAGGAAGGCGAAACCCATGCAAGCCCGGCCAATGAAAAGGGCCGCCCGATGAGGGGCAGCCCACATGGTCAAAAGCGTGAGGCGGATCAGAGGCCCATGCAGTTCGCGTAGTAGGTCACAGTCGCGGGCCAGTCGGAGAAGACACCGGCCACGCCCACGTCTTGGGCCAGCACATCCAGTGCCACCAGATAGTCGCTGTCATCTTTCACGATGTCATTAACCGACTGGAAGTACCAACCGCCACCGGAGGCCAGCGGGCCGGACCGCTCCAGCGTCCAGGCGATCAGGGTCAGGCCCGCTTCTTTCGCGGCCATGGCGTAATCGGAGCCCGCAATCGCGCCGTCCTTGTTGGTCAGCAGCATGTTAAGCGATGGGGCAAGATAATTCACGCCCTTGGCTTTGAGGTCAGCGAAATCTTCGGCCCATGTTTCGGGGTTCTGTTCGTCAAAACCATCTTCCCACTGCACCAGATAAACGGCCTGCTTACCGAATTCGGGTGTGTTTTCAACCCAATAGAGCACATCGTCGAGGTTGAAGGACTGTGGCCAGACATCAGAGGCGGGGATGCCAGCGGCGACATATTCATCGACCAGCTTTTGCGCGTAATCTTCCTGTGAAAAACCATCATGGGGCATCTCGACGGAAGCGGATTTTAGCTCGGGGGTGAACTTGGCGCCCAAGGATTTGAACAGGTCGATGGATTCCGCATGGGTCATCAGATCGGCTTTGTCGCTGTAAAGCTGGGTGCGGAAGGTCGCCACACCGCCTTGATAGTCTTCGGCCGTCGTGGCGGTATTGTCGGCGCTGTCCATCTTCGGGGTCAGGGTGCGGAACTCTTCCAAGGTGATGTCAGAGGTGCGGCATTCGGCGCTGGCGGGCGTGTCGCCCGCGGCAGCGGTAAAGCCAGTCGTGCATTTTTCAGCCAGATCGGAGACGAGGATGTTGGTGGTGGTGTGCAGATCGTTCTGCGCGTGACGGCAGACCAGTTCATGATCGGCAGTGAAGGTCACGTCGCATTCCAGAATGCCTGCGCCCATGCGGGCCGCAGCGACGTTGGATTGCACAGTATGTTCGGGAAACATCAGCGGCGCGCCACGGTGACCGATGGAGAAATCAGACTTGGAGGCATCTTGACCCATGCAGGACGCCAGCTTGTCCTTCAACGCGCCGTCGGGCAGCTTATCCACCAGATAGGCCGGACGGGGGCCGTATTCGACAGGCGTGGCGGCGGCATGGGCATCGGCCAGCGCCATACCGGGCGTGAGGGCCAGAGCGGCAAAAGAAATAAGTTTACGCATGATGTTATCCGTTCGTGAATGAAGTTCTGGGGCTTCTATGAGGTGCCTCTGTAACGGTTTCACGACAGCGTGATGTCAGTCAAATGAACAATGGACTGCGGGTGTAATCGGCGGGATATGGCTAACAGAAAGCGCCGCCAATGTCGTGCATTGACGGCGCTATTTCTTCGCATTGTGAAGCAGGCGCTTACATGAAGCCCAGTTCAAGCCGCGCTTCGTCAGACATCATGTCCATGCCCCATGGCGGTTCCCAAACCAGCGCCACTTCGACTTGTTTGACGCCAGCAAGCGGTTCGACAGCATCCGCTACCCAACCGGGCATCTCACCTGCGACGGGGCAGCCCGGCGCGGTCAGCGACATCTTGATGTCGACTTCGTTCTCAGCATTGATGTCGATGGTATAGATCAACCCCAGTTCATAGATATTGACCGGGATTTCAGGATCATAGACCGTGCGACAAGCCTCGACGACCTGCTCATAAAGCGGGTGATCGGTGGAAGAGGGCGCAATCAGCGGCGTCCCTTCGAGCGGTTGGGTCTGTTCGGTCATCTCTAGCCTCGCATCATTCTCGACGTTTTATATAGGGATTGCGGGCGGGGGCGTAAAGTGGCCCAGAGCACGCGGGGCAGGCATTGCCCCGTCATACTCCCTTGCGACGCCGCGCAGGTTGCGGCTTCACACGGGCTTCGATCTCATCATAGACCTTACCGACAATATCTTTGCTTGTCGCCTTCTCAATTCCCTCGAACCCGGGAGAGGAGTTGACCTCAAGCACCTTTGGCCCCGTCTCAGAGCGCAGCAGGTCCACCCCGGCGATACCAAGGCTAAAGGCCCGCGCCGCGCGCACGGCGGTGTCGCGCTCTTCTTTCGAGATGCGCACGACCTTGGCCGAGCCGCCCCGGTGCAGGTTCGAGCGGAAGTCCCCGTCCGCTCCGGTACGTTTCATTGAGGCCACGACCTTGCCTGCAACCACCAGACAGCGGATGTCTTCACCGGCGGCTTCCTTGACGAAATCCTGCACAAGGAAGTTGGCGCGCAGGCCCCGGAAGGCGTCGATAACGCTCTCGGCGGCCTTTTTGGTTTCGGCCAGCACAACGCCTTTACCTTGGGTCGATTCCAGCAGCTTTACGATCAGTGGCGCAGTGCCCACCAGCGCCATCAGGTTCGACGTATCTTTCGGCGAGGCGGCAAAGGCCGTGGTGGGCATGCCGATCTTTTTCGCGGCCAACACCTGATGCGCGTGCAACTTGTCGCGGCTGGCAGTGATCCCGGCAGAGCCGTTGACGCAATAGGTGCCGATCGTCTCAAACTGGCGGATCACGGCGGTGCCATAGGGGGTGATTGACGCGCCGATGCGCGGGATCACGGCGTCATAGCGGGGCAGGCGCTTGCCGTCGTAATGCACCTCGGGGGCTAGCTGGTTGATCGCCATATAGCAGCGCGTGGTATCGATCACCTCAACCACATGGCCGCGCGCCTCTCCAACCTCAACTAGACGGCGGGTGGAGTAGTTGTCTTCCCGGCTGAGGACGGCGATGCGCAGCGCGCGCTGTGGCGCGGTGTGGCGCAGGCTCGCGGTATGGTAGACATCATAGTTCAGGTCAGGCTGCAAACGCCGCTCGGTTGCAGAGATGTTGATATGCTCAGTCAGCGCCTGACGGCCCAGCAACATGCGGCTGGTCATCCCGGCGCGGTTGGTCAGGGTCACGTCAATGGGCCAGTTTTGGCCGTTAACCTCAATGGTTGTGGCGATGACGAAGCGATGTTCAGATTCACCGTTGGAGGATGTCACTTCGCGCCGGTCAATAATTGGCGCGGAACAGGTGATTGAGATATCTTCGCGCCCCGAAATGGGATGCACGTTAAAACGCACTTTGGGTTTCGATGCGGGGCCAAAAACTTCGATATCATGGGCATGCAGCGCCGAGGTGCGCGCGCCGGTGTCTACTTTGGCTTTGATGGCGGGCAGGCCAAGATCGGGCAGGGCAACCCATTCTTCCCAGCCGAATGTTAGTTTTTCCATTGCCTGCTCCTTGGATCATTGGTCTGCCTGCCTAACCTGCGGCAGAGTTTGCTTCAAGCGGTGCTGTGGTGCTGTTTTAGGGTTTGCCCATATCCGCAGGGGCCGGAGGCAACATGCGAATGTTGTCTTCTCGTTCCATCTTTGCTGCCGCGGCCAACAGTTCTTCGCGCACGCGGCATTCGATGTCCCAAAAGGTCGCCGCGTTGTCGGTCGGCAGCTCAAACCGAACTTTGATGCCAAATGCGTCTTGTTCAAGCACATGGACCTTCGCCTTGTCCATTGGCTTCACGTCGTCGGGGTTTTCCCGCGCGAGGAGGTCAAAAAAGACCCGGCGCAGGGCCGCGACGTCAGCATTCTGCGACAGGGTCAGGATGATGGGCCGGATCATGGCATGGTCTTCGATCGACCAATTCTCAAAGGCGTCAGAAACGAAATAGCTTACCGGAACGATCAGCCGCGTGCCGTTCCAGTTCAGAAGTTGCACATAGGTGAAGTGGATACGCTCCACGGTGCAAAAATGCCCCTCAAAAATCAGCTGATCCCCAATCCGAGCGGAGCGGTTTAGCGCGATCTGGATAGAGGCGAGGATATTGCCCAAAACCTCGCGCGCGGCAAAACCCAGCACGATGGTTACCGCACCCGCAGAGGCCAGCAACGATAGGCCAATCGTGTTATCGGCGTTGCTCGATACCAGGATCACACCAGAGGCCACCAGCACCGCGATCACGATCACCCCTTTGCGCGCCGCCGCGATTGTGGTGGCGATCGACCGCATGTGCGCGTTCATCGGATCGGCCAGCTCATAGGCGTTGTTGGGGCTGATCCGGTCGAAAATCTCATCAAAGGTAAAGACGATGGCGAGGGTGCCAGCCGTCACATAGGCGATCAGCAAAATCGGGCTGAGCACCGCGTCAATAAAGCCTGACACGACCAAGACCCGGCTGGTCGCGGTGCCGATGATGGCAGCACAGAGTGCAATAGCCGCAGGCCAACGGAAGGACCGCAGCACAAAACGCATCCAGCGGCGCTTGGCGACCTCACCCAGACGGCGCATGATGCCGAAGGCGAACCAACCTGCGGTTAATGCCCCCACCAGCAGAAGGGGCAGAAACAGCACCTCCCATAAATACATCCCCCAAAACGCCCTGATCCTAAGCCAATCGGGTAGCATCGTCTCAAGGTCGGTTGGGCCGTATTGGGCGTGAAGATGCGGGATGTTGTCCGTGCTTTGGCGTGAGAAAACCCAAACGGGTTCAGCATCTTTGCCCGGTTTGATCCGGTTCAGCCGCAATGGCACCTCATGGCCGCCAAGCTCCAGTCGGTCGATCAGCAAAGAGCGGCGCACGCGTCCAGTGTCATTGTTTTCAGCAGAGCCGGAGAGCCAACCGTCGGGGCGATCCGCCAGCTTCCCCCATGGCACGACGACCTTACGCTCCATCAGGACCGAAAGTTGAAAAGCACGCTCTGCGCCTATGGCCGCTTGGTCCCCTTGAGGCAGATCCGACAGATCGAGAATATGTGCAGCACTTGAATAGTGGCCATTGTCGGTCAGGTAGATGAAGCTCTCAAGTGCGGCCATCGGTGTGCCGCGATCCAATGTCTCAGGCGGGGGCGGCAGACCGGGGTTTAGCTCAGTGGTTTCGAACCATCCTTCTTGCGCTTGCCCGACGGCCGCGCCCAGAAAAAGCGCCAGTCCCAGCACAAATGCTCCCACGAGACGAGGAAACACAGACGCGAAAGCGCGTGGGAGTAAGGCAATCCACTGCATGGATAGCGCAATGTAGCGGGGGTTTTCGCAATTCAAGGCCGCGAGGTGATGTAAGCCGCGAATGGACGCGATCAATCTGGGCGCCATTAACCGTCGTTAATGTCGCGGGTGACGATCCGCGCCCCGCTGGACTGGCGTTTGAACAACACACGCAGCACCACCCAAGCGATCAGCGACAAGACCGCAAAGAGGGCCAGTAGCAGCGCAACATTGACGGGCGCCCAAAATGCCACGATCAGCGCCATCGCGAGCGCGCCAAGGGCAAAGCCCAAAAAGATCGAGCCGGGCAACACAAGCTCAACCACGCCAAGTGCCAGTGCCGCGCAGAGCCAAACCCACCAAAGCGCCAACCAGCCCGCCATCAACCTTTGCCTTTCAGAAGCTTAAAGGCATCGCCAAAGGCCTCTAACGCCTGCGCGGGCACGACGATCGTCTGATTACCCGACCCCTTGCCCATGGCGTTCAACGCATCGACCTGTTTCAGCGCAATCTGATATTGTGCCGCCGCCAGCCCGTTTTCGTTGATCGCGGTGGCGACCACTTGCGTTGCATAGGCTTCGGCATCGGCCAGAATGCGCCGCGCCTTGGCGGTTTGCTCTGACGCGTAAAGCTCGGCCTCGGCGGCAAGTTCCACGGCACGTTTCTTGCCCTCGGCCTCGGTCACCTGTGCGCGACGGGCGCGTTCGGCGTTCAGCTGCTGCATCATCGCGGCGCGGGTGGCTGCATCAAGGTTCACGTCCAAAATCTCGGCGCGGGTGACTTCGATGCCCCAACTGTCCACCGCGTCTTCGACGCTGGCCTTGATTGTGGTGATCAATTGGCTGCGGTTGGCCTGCACTTCGTCGAGGTCCATTTTGCCGATCTCGGCGCGGACAATCCCGGCAACGGTGGTCGAGATCGCACTGTCCACGTCGCGGATGCGGTAGACGGTCTTCTCCGGCTCGGTGATGCGGTAAAAGACCGAGGTGTCGACCTGCACCAGCACGTTGTCACGGGTGATCGCGTCTTGGCTGGCGGTAGGCAGTTGCCGCTCAAGGATCGAGATTTTATGCGCCACATTGTCGATAAAGGGCACGATCATGTTGATCCCCGGCCCCAAGACCGCGCGCAACCGGCCAAAGCGTTCGATTACGTGCTGTTCAGACTGCGGGACAATTTTGACTGATTTCAGGATCAGGATGACGACCAGCAGAGCCAGCAAAAGCCAAGCAAGATTGTTCTCCAGCAGGCCGATGAGCATGTCTTCGAAGTCCAAGGCGGTAATCCTTTAAAGGGATAATTTCGTGCAATTCCCTGTATTTTACCTTTATTGCAAGTTTCACGCCACTGGTTTATCGCCCCAGTCGCAGCCAGAGAGGGCCAGAGTATGACCAGCACCGGATTCACCAAACACGCGCAGGACGGCAAGGCACGTAGCGGCGTGATCCAGACCACGCGTGGCGAGATCCGCACGCCAGCTTTCATGCCTGTGGGCACGGCGGCGACGGTCAAGGCGATGATGCCCGAGAGTGTGGCCTCGACAGGTGCCGATATCCTGCTGGGCAATACCTACCATCTGATGCTGCGCCCCACGGCGGAGCGTATCGCCAAGCTTGGTGGGCTGCATAAATTTATGAACTGGGACAAGCCGATCCTGACCGACAGTGGCGGCTTTCAGGTGATGAGCCTTGCCGGGTTGCGCAAGCTGACCGAACGCGGTGTGACCTTCAAAAGCCACATCGACGGCTCGAAACATGAGATCACGCCCGAACGCTCAATGGAAATCCAAGAGCTGCTGGGCTCTGACATTGTCATGTGTTTCGACGAATGCCCCGCGCTGCCTGCCGACCGCGACCGTATTGCCAGCAGCATGCGCATGTCGATGCGGTGGGCCAAACGCAGCCGCGAGGCTTTCGGTGACCGTCCGGGGCATATGCTCTTTGGCATTCAGCAGGGCGGGCTAGAGCAAGACTTCCGCCAAGAGAGCGCTGAGGCGCTGCGCGAAATCGGTTTTGATGGCTATGCCGTTGGCGGCTTGGCCGTGGGCGAGGGGCAGGAGGCGATGTTCTCGACCCTCGATTTCTCGACCGACATGCTGCCCGAGGATAAGCCGCGCTATCTGATGGGCGTGGGCAAGCCCGACGACATCGTCGGCGCCGTGGCGCGGGGCATTGATATGATGGACTGCGTGTTGCCCAGCCGTTCGGGGCGCACGGGGCAGGTTTTCACCCGGATGGGCGTGCTCAACATCAAAAACGCGCGTCACATGGATGACCCGCGCCCCTTGGACGAGAATTGCAGTTGCCCGGCCTGCCAGAACTATTCGCGGGCCTATCTGCACCATGTCTTCCGCAGCCAAGAGATCATCTCGTCGATGCTGCTGACATGGCACAACCTGCAATATTACCAAGACATCATGGCGGGCATGCGGGAGGCCATCGCAGCGGGGCGCTTTACCCAATGGCAGGCGGATTTCCACGCGGGGCGTGAACAGGGCGATATCGACCCGCTGTAAGGGCAGGGCGGCGTATTCTCACGCGAAATTGTGCTAACGGTCCTTGCTGCATCGCGGCAGGGTCTTAGGTGCCCTTGCACAGTCTATCGCAAGGAAAGGCCCGAATATGACCGAGAAGCTATTTACCCCCTTCACCGCAGGCGAGATCGAAGCCGACAACCGTCTGGTTATGGCACCTCTAACCCGGAACCGGGCGGACAACGAGACTGGCGAAGTCTCGGACATGCATGTCGACTATTACCGCCAACGGGCAGGCGCAGGCATCATCATCACCGAGGCCACACAGATCAGCCCAGAGGGCAAAGGATACTTCCAGACCCCCGGCATTCATACCGAAGGGCAGGTCGCCGCATGGCGCAAGGTGACCGACGCGGTGCATTCCGAAGGGGGGCGCATTGTGATCCAACTGTGGCACGTGGGCCGGATCAGCCATACTTCGCTACAGCCCGACGGTGGCAAACCTGTCGCGCCCTCTGCCATCGCTGCTGGGGTTAAAACATTCACCGCCAATGGATTTGAAGACACCTCCGAGCCGCGCGCGCTGGAGCTGGATGAGATGCCACGTCTGGTCGCCGACTATGCCCATGCCGCCGAGATGGCCAAGAAGGCCGGTTTCGACGGGATCGAGGTGCATGCCGCCAATGGCTACCTGCTGGATCAATTCCTCAAAACCGGCAGCAACAAACGTGACGACGCCTATGGTGGCAGCGTGGCAAATCGCGCGCGGCTGCTGTTTGAAGTGCTGGATGCCGT
Protein-coding sequences here:
- a CDS encoding Lrp/AsnC family transcriptional regulator translates to MTVRIDETDRKILAQLQRDASQSLDDIAREVGSSKTPVWNRIRKLREAGVIGQQTVVLDSEALGFEACFFVLIRTSEHEAAWQAAFLKALQDRPEVQEAHRLAGDIDYILKVRVKNARAYDVFYQALISEVKVHNVTALLSMEEIKSTTMLPL
- the tpiA gene encoding triose-phosphate isomerase, translated to MRPKIAAGNWKMNGTAASLAELHSLATGLPENPPQVVICPPSTLLFRATDATHGSPIRIGAQDCHAEDGGAYTGDISASMVADTGASHVILGHSERRDAHRETDADVQAKTCAAWGAGLTAIICIGESEAQRDADQTLDIIGSQLDGSLPDAVDAENTVIAYEPIWAIGTGKVPSIAQIKEVHDFIRTRLIDRFGTEIGNALPLLYGGSVKAANAVEIFAVENVDGALVGGASLKAADFAPIVAALAQS
- a CDS encoding HesB/IscA family protein codes for the protein MFGIPGKQAVTMTPKAAGQIAKLMQSAGHAGLRIGVKKGGCAGMEYTMDYVEATDPNDEVVEQDGARVMIAPMAQMFLFGTEIDYETTLLESGFKFRNPNVTEACGCGESIKFDESLNESLGAK
- a CDS encoding DUF3307 domain-containing protein, whose protein sequence is MTEQAITTALACLLAHLLADFVFQTNAMVTAKRKPQVLLLHGVIVFTLTALALGGSLIPAALLALAHVAIDAAKTYAVPEQHRERLWPYLTDQAAHLVTITLLAFYAPEAFASGIWAAHSTTLIPPALFLAGLITATLAGGPAVGGLMLPHKAQAQPDGLDNAGRIIGLLERALIFLMVMIGEPAGIGFLIAAKSILRFDTVKKNQKISEYVIIGTLASFGWALIAAFATKAAMNSH
- a CDS encoding glycerophosphodiester phosphodiesterase family protein, translating into MRKLISFAALALTPGMALADAHAAATPVEYGPRPAYLVDKLPDGALKDKLASCMGQDASKSDFSIGHRGAPLMFPEHTVQSNVAAARMGAGILECDVTFTADHELVCRHAQNDLHTTTNILVSDLAEKCTTGFTAAAGDTPASAECRTSDITLEEFRTLTPKMDSADNTATTAEDYQGGVATFRTQLYSDKADLMTHAESIDLFKSLGAKFTPELKSASVEMPHDGFSQEDYAQKLVDEYVAAGIPASDVWPQSFNLDDVLYWVENTPEFGKQAVYLVQWEDGFDEQNPETWAEDFADLKAKGVNYLAPSLNMLLTNKDGAIAGSDYAMAAKEAGLTLIAWTLERSGPLASGGGWYFQSVNDIVKDDSDYLVALDVLAQDVGVAGVFSDWPATVTYYANCMGL
- a CDS encoding SUF system Fe-S cluster assembly protein; translation: MTEQTQPLEGTPLIAPSSTDHPLYEQVVEACRTVYDPEIPVNIYELGLIYTIDINAENEVDIKMSLTAPGCPVAGEMPGWVADAVEPLAGVKQVEVALVWEPPWGMDMMSDEARLELGFM
- the rimK gene encoding 30S ribosomal protein S6--L-glutamate ligase translates to MEKLTFGWEEWVALPDLGLPAIKAKVDTGARTSALHAHDIEVFGPASKPKVRFNVHPISGREDISITCSAPIIDRREVTSSNGESEHRFVIATTIEVNGQNWPIDVTLTNRAGMTSRMLLGRQALTEHINISATERRLQPDLNYDVYHTASLRHTAPQRALRIAVLSREDNYSTRRLVEVGEARGHVVEVIDTTRCYMAINQLAPEVHYDGKRLPRYDAVIPRIGASITPYGTAVIRQFETIGTYCVNGSAGITASRDKLHAHQVLAAKKIGMPTTAFAASPKDTSNLMALVGTAPLIVKLLESTQGKGVVLAETKKAAESVIDAFRGLRANFLVQDFVKEAAGEDIRCLVVAGKVVASMKRTGADGDFRSNLHRGGSAKVVRISKEERDTAVRAARAFSLGIAGVDLLRSETGPKVLEVNSSPGFEGIEKATSKDIVGKVYDEIEARVKPQPARRRKGV
- a CDS encoding mechanosensitive ion channel family protein, whose product is MLGLALFLGAAVGQAQEGWFETTELNPGLPPPPETLDRGTPMAALESFIYLTDNGHYSSAAHILDLSDLPQGDQAAIGAERAFQLSVLMERKVVVPWGKLADRPDGWLSGSAENNDTGRVRRSLLIDRLELGGHEVPLRLNRIKPGKDAEPVWVFSRQSTDNIPHLHAQYGPTDLETMLPDWLRIRAFWGMYLWEVLFLPLLLVGALTAGWFAFGIMRRLGEVAKRRWMRFVLRSFRWPAAIALCAAIIGTATSRVLVVSGFIDAVLSPILLIAYVTAGTLAIVFTFDEIFDRISPNNAYELADPMNAHMRSIATTIAAARKGVIVIAVLVASGVILVSSNADNTIGLSLLASAGAVTIVLGFAAREVLGNILASIQIALNRSARIGDQLIFEGHFCTVERIHFTYVQLLNWNGTRLIVPVSYFVSDAFENWSIEDHAMIRPIILTLSQNADVAALRRVFFDLLARENPDDVKPMDKAKVHVLEQDAFGIKVRFELPTDNAATFWDIECRVREELLAAAAKMEREDNIRMLPPAPADMGKP
- a CDS encoding NfeD family protein → MAGWLALWWVWLCAALALGVVELVLPGSIFLGFALGALAMALIVAFWAPVNVALLLALFAVLSLIAWVVLRVLFKRQSSGARIVTRDINDG
- a CDS encoding SPFH domain-containing protein → MLIGLLENNLAWLLLALLVVILILKSVKIVPQSEQHVIERFGRLRAVLGPGINMIVPFIDNVAHKISILERQLPTASQDAITRDNVLVQVDTSVFYRITEPEKTVYRIRDVDSAISTTVAGIVRAEIGKMDLDEVQANRSQLITTIKASVEDAVDSWGIEVTRAEILDVNLDAATRAAMMQQLNAERARRAQVTEAEGKKRAVELAAEAELYASEQTAKARRILADAEAYATQVVATAINENGLAAAQYQIALKQVDALNAMGKGSGNQTIVVPAQALEAFGDAFKLLKGKG
- the tgt gene encoding tRNA guanosine(34) transglycosylase Tgt, with protein sequence MTSTGFTKHAQDGKARSGVIQTTRGEIRTPAFMPVGTAATVKAMMPESVASTGADILLGNTYHLMLRPTAERIAKLGGLHKFMNWDKPILTDSGGFQVMSLAGLRKLTERGVTFKSHIDGSKHEITPERSMEIQELLGSDIVMCFDECPALPADRDRIASSMRMSMRWAKRSREAFGDRPGHMLFGIQQGGLEQDFRQESAEALREIGFDGYAVGGLAVGEGQEAMFSTLDFSTDMLPEDKPRYLMGVGKPDDIVGAVARGIDMMDCVLPSRSGRTGQVFTRMGVLNIKNARHMDDPRPLDENCSCPACQNYSRAYLHHVFRSQEIISSMLLTWHNLQYYQDIMAGMREAIAAGRFTQWQADFHAGREQGDIDPL